A DNA window from Anaerolineales bacterium contains the following coding sequences:
- a CDS encoding molybdopterin-dependent oxidoreductase: VTPVRGAGRPQGIYIIERLLDIASKELGIDLVEIRKRNLIPPDAFPYEHGIIDQAFAPLILDSGNYWPVMQKALEMIGYEKFVRDEQPRLRKEGKHVGIGIAPFIESTGVGPYEGARVTVEASGKIFVATGVGTQGQGHFTVFAQVVADQLGVAVSDVRIVSGDTAEFHWGTGTFASRGAVVAGNAIHAAAVIVRRKVLELASKQLDTPMDELELDGGRVRVADIPHKSISLAELASLANPLRGAVEPGTEPGLEATAYFGPRYGATAFGTHAMILEIDPETMMIEIKRYVTVEDCGTVLNPLILEGQIHGGVSFGIGNAYYEKLHFDENGQLLNASFADYLIPSATEMPRIEVGHVETRSPLNELGTKGVGEAGTIPVPALFAQAIENALADRGLEILESPLSPNRLYELLIRKEAG; the protein is encoded by the coding sequence GTCACTCCCGTTCGGGGAGCCGGGCGGCCTCAAGGCATCTACATCATAGAGCGCCTACTCGATATCGCTTCCAAAGAGTTGGGAATTGATCTGGTAGAAATCCGCAAGCGCAATCTTATTCCTCCGGATGCTTTTCCCTACGAGCACGGGATCATCGACCAGGCCTTTGCGCCGCTCATCCTGGACAGCGGCAACTACTGGCCCGTGATGCAGAAGGCTCTGGAGATGATCGGCTACGAGAAGTTCGTGCGCGACGAGCAACCCCGGCTTCGGAAGGAGGGCAAGCACGTGGGCATTGGGATCGCGCCCTTCATCGAGTCGACCGGCGTGGGTCCCTACGAAGGCGCCCGTGTGACGGTCGAGGCCAGCGGCAAGATCTTCGTCGCCACCGGGGTCGGCACCCAGGGACAGGGCCACTTCACGGTCTTCGCCCAGGTCGTGGCCGATCAGCTCGGGGTGGCGGTGAGCGATGTGCGGATTGTGTCCGGCGACACGGCCGAGTTCCACTGGGGAACCGGAACCTTCGCCAGCCGCGGGGCCGTCGTGGCCGGCAACGCCATCCACGCCGCAGCCGTGATCGTGCGCCGCAAGGTGCTGGAGCTGGCCAGCAAGCAGCTGGACACACCCATGGACGAGCTGGAGCTTGACGGGGGCAGGGTCCGGGTGGCGGATATCCCCCACAAGTCCATCAGCCTGGCCGAACTGGCCTCGCTGGCCAATCCCCTGCGAGGGGCGGTCGAGCCGGGCACCGAACCTGGCCTGGAAGCCACGGCCTACTTCGGCCCGCGCTACGGCGCCACGGCCTTTGGAACGCACGCCATGATCCTCGAGATCGATCCGGAAACGATGATGATCGAGATCAAGCGCTACGTCACGGTCGAGGATTGCGGCACGGTGCTCAACCCCCTGATCCTGGAGGGCCAGATCCATGGGGGCGTATCCTTCGGCATCGGCAACGCCTACTACGAGAAGCTGCACTTCGACGAGAACGGACAGCTGCTGAACGCCTCCTTTGCGGACTACCTGATCCCGTCAGCGACGGAGATGCCGCGCATCGAGGTGGGCCATGTGGAAACCCGCTCCCCCCTGAACGAACTGGGCACCAAGGGAGTCGGTGAGGCGGGGACGATCCCGGTGCCCGCCCTCTTCGCCCAGGCCATCGAGAACGCGCTGGCCGATCGGGGGCTGGAGATCCTGGAAAGTCCCCTCAGCCCGAACCGCCTGTATGAACTCTTGATCCGGAAGGAGGCTGGATGA